ACTTCATGAATTTGTACACATTGAGACCCAACATGCTATAGGCAGTGATTGATATAATGGTATGGGATGAGATGTACCCACGTGGTTTGTCTTTTCTTTCCTCTGTATCTATCAATTAGACTATCGTCCTGTCAGGTAATGAGACAGATACTGTATAGGCTGCTGAAGGTTACACTTCTTCATGATGACAGAGACTATGGCCTAATGAGCATGCATGCTGGCAATTTTGAATTATGATTTCCATAATTTACACATATCATCCTGCTATGTACAAACATAGGTAACACCAATCGAGAAGACAATTAAATTAACATTGATTAATGTAATAAAACATGATATACATAAAACAAGGCATGTAATTGCACCAAATAAATAACATTGTGTCAAACCTTTTGACAACATGAAACAGAAATCTCCATTTTGCCGCTTACCCAGAACGTCTCCACAAATCACAAAACCCCAAGGAAAAATGGTTGCATTGTGAGGGGTCCTGACTACAGAGGTCAGATGGCATGGAAATTAACAACTTCGGACCAGCATCAGTGCCTAGGAAGAGAGTATTCTGCAAACAGCATCGGCTAGAGGAAGAGGCCACTAACATATCACATATTTCCCACAATAAGGGAATGATTTTCTCAGTAGACACTTTGGGTTATTATTAAGTTGCTGTTGTTGAAGTATTTCTGATACCCCTATGAATCAGAGTTGCATCACACACTCCAGTTGATTTCTGCTATTATTTTTACTTTGATGAGGACTAGTTAACACTTGATGACCCCTGAATTAATCCATTTTGATTGTCTGTTTGATGACGACTGGTTTGCCCTTAACCCCTTTGTTCCTGGCACGTGCTTGCTGCCGTCTCAAGAAGTCAGGCATGAGCTTCTTCTTGCGTTGGTGGTACATGTGCATCATCAAGATATACATTCCTGGAAAGGAACACATTTTAGTTGGTGGAGTTTACACGTCCTTCATCATGTTGATAATGGAACTACACATGCTGATATATTTTTGCAAGAATggtcaccatcatcacaattCTAGGGTTTCCAGTCAACCAAATATCAGAAACATGTTTTCTAAGCTGCTCTTAATGTATTAGTGCTCATCACCCAATTAAACTTGACCAATTGTCTGGATGGATATGCACATTTGTCAACTAGCATGGTAATGTCCTGGCCTTGTGAACAAACGAGCATGCCAATAAATGCCATTGCTGTATTCTACTTACCTCCTAAAAGCAATAACATGTAGAATCGCATGAAGTATACAAAGCTAAATGAGATATTATAAGGATTCGGCAGTTCTAGGCTGAGCTTTCTTGTCTTTTCGAAGTATGGCATCGACGTCACGATCACATAACCTGCAAGAATAAAACATTAAAGGTCAATCAGAATGACACTCATATTGTCACAGATTCCCCTGGAATTGCTTGCTTTCTGATTAGGGAAGAGAACTATAATTGGTTGTTACCTGTCACTCTTGTGTCAGGTACGTTTGACCCTCACTCTGAGGTTAACCAAACAGGGAAACATGTGACCTTAACAAAACTTTGGGAATCTTCTTACCTTCAACCATGAAGCCTATCGGATAAAGAGGAATCCACACAGTGTACCTCAACCATGTGATAAGCCCCCATTCTTTCTTTATGCTGCTCAACATGTAGAATGGATACCTGAATACAAGTATAAGTACAAACATTAATAAGTGTCTTTTCACTGGCCATAATAGGTGGTCATTGAAACCAGGGTTTAGAGATTATCCATTGGTGTGGCGACTTCTCCATTCCAAGGCTGAATGTGTTTAGGTAGTTTTCTTTGTTGCAAGAGCAACATGACTTTCTTGGTGAGTGACTATCAAACCATGAAAGCTGCCTGGACACTTGATCCTGGAAAAGGTTTCCATGTCACTGCATTCAAGTCACTCACTGTGGTCATAAGGGCACTGTGTCAGCCGACAGCAGTGATACAACCCAAAAATATCTGCCTTCTGCCTCCTCAGTGGGCTCAGCTTTGAAAACACTCAAAGAATAGCAAAACCGAGCAATTACCTGAAAAGTTCAACTGTGGCCCACGTGCCAAACAGCCACCAAATACAGGCCTTTGttcgtatttcttcattcatCAAGATGACAGCAAACAGCACTAGGTTCCGTCCAAACACCTGCATGAGGGGTGCCAACCATCCTGTCTTGACGAGACCGACCATTGGATGGATAAATTCTAAACAAGCGACAATCTGACAAATCACCATCTGCGAGCCGACGTCTTCCAACGCTGTATATTTGGCTCCTACAAACAAAAAAACCATCAAGAAATATGAGTGAAGGAAGCAGCGCATGTGAGACTGATGCCTGGTTGAGGTGACATTCATTACACCATAACCCTTCAAGGTAATCACTAATAGTTTTCAGACTTCTACTCCACACTGATGTCCTTACCATCTCCATCCTTGGTATATCTCACAATCAGTTTAAACATGATGACACTGTAACCAACAAACTGGAACAAGTTGTAGAAGAACAGGTAGCCAGAGCGGATATCCTCCAATGCTGAAAGAGTCAAGATAAAGTTGGGAGAGTTTTTCAAACATATTGGATACTGATCTATTCTAAttcttttgatgaaagattgaAAGTGAAATCACACTACTACAAAATGATCCTTTCAGAATTGATTTACCAGTTTGAATCTGTTTCCACCAGGCAACATTCAGTGATATGAGGTGCATGAAGGTGCAAGCACTTGAATAGATCAGCTCAACATACACAACTGAAAACGGTAAACCACAGATAGACAGAGTTCAATTGTCTACCTGATTCTTTGGTCTTCATAATATCCTTCTCAATATCATCAAACATGGCCTTCTGGGCAGCAGTATCCTCAGGGGAAGAGTCTGCATCCAAATCTGAGTCATATTCAAATTTATCAAAGTCGACTTTAAGCCATGCTGGTTTCTTCTGCTGATACGTGAGCCTTGGCCATGATTCCTTGATGGCTTTCTGGATGTGGAACTCAATTCCTTTCTCAGTCACTCGGTATTTGCttttctgaaaaggaaatgggacATTATCCCTCAAGAATAAGCAACAGTTACACAATACTCAAGCCACATTGATGAATTCAAACTGTTCTGGAGTCCCCTAGGAAGGTGACAAGCTGGTCTAAACAATTTGATATAGGCCAATGCCTCATCCATCaaactttaaatttttttaaatcacagtAACACATAACTTGGAAATCGAAACCATTCGAATCCAACGAGCAAGTTTGTGCCGTACTGTACCTTTGCATCAACCGGAAGATAAAACTCAATGTCAAATGCATAATTGTTGTGTCCCTGAACACCATGACCTGCGGCTTTGAACGATAGGTTGTCATCATCAAGGTTCACCTCGGGATtctgaaaagaacaaaaaatgatgTTAGGCCTAAAACCTACACATTTGTTTCAGTGCAAAGGAGTTTTACGGCGGCTCCGCTTACACAAAGTGGCGATCAAGACTGGACACGTGGTGTGATTATAGGATAGTCAACTCTTGCTGTGGTTGAGGCTAAAATAGATTTTGTTGGGGTTTCAGAAATCACAAAAACTGATGTCTTCAGTGGACTGGAAAACAGTGTCTCCTTGCGGTGAAATTGTGCTAATGTAAAATCATGATATGATTATGATACTTTCAATACTTTTATTGATACAGTCTACAGATAGGCCTATAAGGACATTGCCGGTCGAAACGTACCACATTACACATGAATCAATCAATTTTAACCAGACATCTCTGCAAACATAATTATATAAGCTACATTATGCACGCACCTGAACTTCCCTGAGAGCAACATTCAGTGAGATACGCTCCGAATTTTGTCCCCAATAAACGAATGGACTAAGCGTCTCCGCCATGTTGCTGAGAGAGTGCCCCAAACTTCATAACTTGTCCAAAACTCACCTATTGTCTGCACGCGAACAAACCTGATCACACAGTAATTTTCCATACGCGACtaaaatagtgcgcataaaacctctcaaaatcactttgttttaGATAATTTTTTCAGACGAAGACTCGAAATGCATTATGACCacttttttggaatttttgaaataataaaaCTTACGAAAGCTCTTGTACTATTTCGCCACATTCAGATTGCAATAGCGGCCATTTCAATGGAACGAGGGAGAGGCTAGATTATCAACGATCCGAGTCgatgtattgcgcatgcgctgaGAATTAAAACCATGTCATTGCGATTGCGTTGAAATGGCCCCTTCTATTTCTATATTTAGGCTGCAGTAAACATTACCACGTGCTATTTGTTGACAACTATGCACTGATGACGGAGTGTTTAATCATTTTGATTTATCAAATGAAATCCCGTAATCATGATACATTAGGGCAAGGTTAATGATGCTCGTATATCATAATCTGGGTTCCCCGTTGGCGTTGGTagggggtaggcctaggccgtATAGGCCTACGTAGGGAATTCCGGGAGGGAATTGCGTACTCAACATCGATACTTTGTGGTGGTATCTATCTCGTAGCTTCTTACCTTATTCTCAACAGTCAATAAATCATACACGATTTAGGATCTCCGACAACTCACACAATGTCGGTAGAGTTTACTTTTACCCGCCAATGATGTAAGAGTCATGTGACTGATAGTACACGTGCTTCTAGAATTCCCGCCATAACATCGACTCGGATCGTTGATGATCTAGCCTCTCCCGTGTAGCCTCCCTGGCTGTAGTGTACGTGTACAAAGTCTTGGCAGTGCCTGAGTTCGCATAGGCCTAGCCCAAAGGCGAGTAATCGAGTCTCTAATTAATTTCTTTCCTTTTCAGGCATATCGAGGGACTATCTAATATCTAATATTGGAGTGCTTCCAGTTTGAGAGATGTCTGAGCCTGAATCAAGCAGTGACAATGAGGGATCAAACCTCACCTCAAGTCAGAGCCAGGGTGAGGATGATCATGAGATATTTGCTGGACTCTCTGCTTGGTTCTCTGAAAGTGTAGAAAGTGGACGGATAGAAGACTGGAGTAAGTTCTTGTTGTGGAAAAGAGGCCTATAAGTAGTTCTGAAATGACTCAGCTGAGGATATCTGCAACGGCACTGGAAGAACTCCTCATTATTAGGCCTAATGGACACCCTTGTGACAGAAaaatgctgttcttaatagagaggtgtcctaattgcAGAGGAGGTCAACATGTGGATGAGACTGTCTCGAGTGTCCTCGTGATTAGTTGGAGACTGATTCACAATTTGGGGATGGGAGGGTGACGATGTCTTAATTTATATCTAAATTGCTAGAACAACTACAGTCAACAAGTTGAAATGGGACCCGAAGGTCTCAGTTGTGATATCATGAGTTGAGCTGTACATTCAGGGCTTTGTTTCCTGCAGGGAGTTACGGAGGAGAGGTGACAGATGTGGAGACGGCCCAGTTTTTGTTCAGTGAGAACTGTGAAAGTCCAGATACCCTCAGGTGAGTTGGCTGGCGATATCGCATCCTTGACCAAGGCACTTGACTATTGGATTATGGGTCTGTGTACACAGCTTATTGAGATTAGATTGTAAAAGCTGATGCTCTGACAAAGTTGCTCTCCTGGGGCAAACAATCCAATCAAGGGAAAAAAACCATGACTGTCGCGGAAGAGTTATGTGTTTCTATCTCCTTTCCAGGATCTATAAAAATGATCAGTTCAGGAACCAGCACGTTGGGGTCATCCATGCTCTCTTCATTGACGAATGCCTCCAGAAGAAGTGGCTTGATGCCGTTCCTATTGGTCTTTATTATCTCCCACCAAAACAAGTTCAAGAGAGTGAGTGATAACATGATTGGACTTGACAACAAGTCACTGCGTCACTCACCTTTTCCGTCAGCAGACCAGACACTATTGTTGTTCTGACCGCCTCTAAACAAGAGTTAACTTTAACTTCAGAACTTCTCTCTTCACTGGCACTAAATGAATACTACTGCTGGAAATTTGGTCAGGTGGACTTCTATGAAATAGAGTGATTTCTCAAAATGTGTCTAGTTTAATTCTGAATGAAGAGGTTCAGACTTACTGGTGTTGCCATCTATGCATCCTACACTAAACTAACTAGTTTGTATTTGCTTCCAGTGCTTGAGGAGAACTGTTGTTTCAAATGGCAAGTTGAAGATAAGAAGAATGGACCAAAGGAGGTCCATCAATTGCAAAAGCCAAAACCAAAGAAAGTCGTTCATCATACAAAACGAGAACCAAAGAAAGTCATTCATCAATGGTATACAAACAACAAATCAAATGACATGCAATCTGAAGGAATGGCTGGTGCCGGGGATGGAGACTCTGATCGGGGAAGGAGAAATCAGTCCGATGCAGCTGAATCATGCAGACCCAGTAGCATTCATTGTGAACCAAGTCAGGGGCACATCGACATGACAACTCGGCCTTCAGCAGACCTGGAGGATAACGTCTCTGTGCCGGAGACGTTAGCCTCTTTTTGTACTCTCCTTTAGGTACCTTTGTGTTGTAAACAGTTTTTGGAAGCCTCCCTGCTACAAAAATCAACATCTGTTCTATAGCGTTTGCAGATATAGGGGAATTATTCTGGCTGCAGAGAAATCCCGATTAAGAACCAACTCATAAGAAGAATAACCCGAACTACTGATTTGTAACAACTATTCTAAGTATAACCAGGGATTATGACCAAAAGAAGACTAACAGGTTATGTGGCTTGGGTTTTGGGGAGCTGTCATATTAGGTTTAATCAATCTCAAATAGAATTGGGACAGTTGATCGAAGTGATCTATAAGAGAGCTGTCTTTTTCTTTCAGACGGGAGAGACGACAGACAAGTGAGAGTACCGCACGTGTCAGAGTTGAGCTGGCTACTTGCGACTTGATGTTAAGACGGCCAAAAGATGAACAGTGGAGTGCTGTAACTAACAATGCCAGAACTCCAGTGTGTGCTGAATGGCTTGATCATCTTGTGGGTAATCACGATCTGTACTTGAATATGCCGTAACCTTAACTTGTATTATAGAAATTAGTATGTTATGTTTTCAATTTATAGTAATGCAACTTGATAAGCAATAAATGTTTGTCTTATTACACACCGAGTGGTTTGTACTTTGTCAGGGAAGTTCAGTAGTTTTTTTGCGACTGGCTGCCACCTTAGCCCCACAATGGCTGGTACGGAGAGCTTGGCATCTTTCATCTTGAAAGGTGTTCCTTGTGCATCAAAACCCGAGAGCTCTACCTAGCAGTATGCAAGCATTGTCCTTCCCATATATACTCTTTTACCAATCTAAGGCTGGTTGATTCATTTGTTGTATGAGAAAGTTGTCATCCATTTCAGCCTGAaagcaggttgtgacatgtccttggcTCAAAATATTTCCCACATACTGGTACTGGTATGTGCCCATGTCCGACATGTCATTCGAGGTTCAAGATTGAGCTATGGTCGCATGACAAACCTCACAACCTGACTAAAGACCAACATCCAGTtaaagacagagtcacaaccaggctgaatTCCTACAGAGGGTTATCAATACCGGTAACTAAATCCCGAATGAATAAGACAACAACAGATGTTTCTGTTCCATAAAGTTTATAAAATTGTCGTCTGTATATTCACATGAGTCATTCTAATTTGTTTGTACAGATAATACTTTTATAGATCTTAAAACTATCTTCAATTGCATTGTTGATTCATCTTTAAAGAATTATGCAACATGAtattttcatccaaaatatGAATTAGGCCATGTTGGCCTTCTGGCGGAAATGAAATGTCCCCATCAGGCACTGCAGACTTGGCACTAGATGGTTGTCAGAATATATGACCAGTGAAGACAAGACAAGTGTCAACAATGGTCGACAAGACAAGAACTTTGGTTACTCATTTTGTTTAAAGATGGCAGCATTTATACAGAGAAAAAACCTTCATCAACAAGACAATTCTTGTGTACATTTCTCAATGAATCGGTTTGCACTTGAATAATGGTTATGATCCTGCAAGTTAACTGCATGCATTCATTTTTCCGAGCAGGTCAATTCAAAAGTCAACAGCAAGTGTAAAGATCAATCAAGAAAAGCCCCTCTGCTGCACTCGATCCACTCCACGCAGTGATGTGTTTGGGTTACCTCAATACATATCAAGTGGCCAAATCAAATGTCGTTATCGTAATCACCATAATTTCACATGGTTGGTGAACCTTTTGTAGTCTGCCGATAAAAAAAAGACCACAGTTTTGCACTAACAACATTGTCCCATTACTCCATGCATTTCTCAGGCAATTCTGCTTTCTCTGCAGACAGATCTAACTATGAAACATGAACAATAACTATTGAACACATATCCAGGTCACCTTAGCATATGAAAATCCCAGCTGGGGAAAGAACGGTCCTGttaatagaaatacatgtttgTGCAATTTTGAAGACTCAAAAGATTCGCTAACATTACCAACACTGCAAGGTGAAATAAATCTTTTTGTGATGACCCTGGGTTATTCTATCATGAATGTACACTACTTTTATCAAGTATATACACAGGCAATGCCCACACATTCATTTTACTAAAACCTTACAAAAGATAAACTTTATGACTGCCCAATATGAATTCTACGTTGGTGGTCGCACGCCAAAGTTGTTGCAAAAatttccacatttttttctttatttctcgtCTTTTCTTAAAAACTTGAgaaatttttttcccaaaataatccaaaaaaaatttccctcaaaatataaattcaaaattttcttcaaaatataattaaacatttttttcctccaaaatatttcaaaaacattttttatcaggTTTTcagcaaatgtttgaaaaataatttttcttgatttttttcataacattttcccAAATAAAATTAAAGTTTGAAGGACCGGACATATAATTTACATCCACACAACGTCAATTGAATGTTGGACACACAACATTAAATCTTTTCTATGTTTAACAACATATATGTCTAAGTTACATTGGGCACAATTGCCTGCGTGAACATATGTCGAATTTGGCATTGTTTACAAGTGTCACAACTTCAGTCTTGGGAGTAAATTTCCACCTTTATGTCAATTTTCTTTAAACATAAGCTAACATGTCGATTTATAAAGACAGCAGAGGGGTGCAACAAAACAGCTAAGTTTGGAGAGGAAGACAAGTTATCACAGATAGTAAACTGAAGACAGCAGAATATTGTATACACAGCTTACACTTAATCTACCAATACAATAATGGAACCTGTGAAAGAGGGAGCTTTAAACAACACACAATAGACAGGCAGCCCATTGTTCCTTAACACAGAGTCACTTTGCCACAAAGGCCTATCACATGAAAGAGGCTTAATGAATAGGTGACCCATGCACACAGCAGGTTGGGCCAGGATGTTGATCAGATATTTGACTATGCTCCCTAGCTATCAAATGGTCATGTGAAAATAGTGCAATTCTGGGGtgattgaaaatatcaatggaCCTAAAAATGACATGTGAGAACTATTATATACTGGCACACGATCCCTCTGTAAATCAGTCAACAGATATTGATCAGATTACATTGAAATACATTGCTGGTAGAAATATATCAACCACAGCATGGAAGAATATGATGACATGGAAACAACTTTCAATGACAATGTGCTTATGATACACTTGTAATTCAATCCTAATTCAGTGTTACTGTCCACTGCAGGAAAGGCAGTTCAACCCACAATGTTCTCAAGACCCCACGCTATTCAAATCATCCAGGACATAACTTCCAAGTACGATGGCTCATGTTCACCAATGTTTGTGCCAGAGCTCACCCCTTGTCCTCAAGGATTTCTATACCAGACCGACCATCCCCTACACTACTTGACAATGTGAACAAGATGTTCTCAAGTTCTAAATCAGGAAGGATAAATTAGGAAGGACAAACACTTGCATTCTTCACTAAACTGGGAATAGAAAGACTTTATATGTCATGTGTACCCCTCAAATGTCATTGGCATCTAACATGATCAGTGGTCAAGTTACCAATAGGAGGAATTCATCCCAACATTTCACAgttaataagtgttgttgagccTAGGTTGTGAGTCTCTTACTCTCATTGTATGGAGCAGTGACATGAAGTACTTCACATAACAAGCAAGGAAAAGCTCCAATAGTAAGTCCTCTCAGAACTTCCACTTTACACAACAAACAAGGAAATGCACTAAGTTCACAAGCAGTCCACCTTTCCATAGAATTTAATGTGACCACTCATTGCTAACTCAAGTTGAGTAATCAGGAGATAATGGAGGCGtttacacaattagaaattGCCTGATGTGGTCATAATTTACTGGGTCAAAACACTACTTATAATTCACACcttcagcagggtcagagtgtTTTTCCTGTATCCTGACTACATTCAGATGGGAGCCCTGAAATTTGCCATTTGGTGAGCTTGAGTTGACAAAACCTTCTCAGAGACATTTGAGTCACATGTTTTCAATACTCCGAGCACTCTGAGGAACCTGTGAGTCTCCTTCGCCTGAGGATTGGGGATAAGAAGTATGGCAGTTTGCCATTATAATACTCGAATATGTTAAACTGAGCAAGAAGTAACATGTCGAAAAACTGGTAGAGCTCCAGGCAGAGACAGAAACAGCACATACGCAGCGCCACACTGTGGTCATCGCGAGAAAGCCGTATCGCTCTTTCGAAACAGACGCGCGCCTCGGAAAAGACGCCAAGTTCCAAGATGCAGTAACCGAGGATGGAAGTAAGAAGCGGTGAGTCTGAAACATAGACGGCATCCATGAGATCAGTAACGTAGTACTCGGCATCATCTAACTGACCAAGATGGCGGTAGGAGACAACCAGGAGATATTTGGCGAAGACTGACGCAGGAATTATAATCTCCTCCTCTTCAATCTCAAGTTGGATTAACTCTGGTGCAACGACTTGTTCGATACCTgagaatatgacgtcaccggTTGCAGAATCAGTGTTGAGAAGCTGCTGCACAATGAGGATGGTCTCGACATAACTTCGCTGGTGGAAGAGGTAGTTTGCATACTTCAATGCCAAGACAGATGAGAACTCAAGATCGACAGCGATCTGATAATAGTTCTCTGCCTTGTACAACATCTGCTCATTCTCTGTGCCACATTCTGTCATGCACGCTTTCACATGACACAGCGTTGCTAAGTTACCATACGTGGCAGACATCTCTGGTCCTAGCGAGTCATGGTCCTCCTCATACGCTTCGATGCACTCCAAGTAACATTCCATGGCCTTATCGACCTCGCAAGCTAGAGTGTGCGTCTGTCCCAACTGATGCATCAAACTCACAAGATCACCGCGGATGTCATCCTCCATGTCAATCTGGACATCCCGTGCCTGCCCCAGCCGCTCAGCTGCCTCCTCATACTGGTACATACTGACATGCATCCTGGCTGTCTTGGACAACAACAGATTCTGTAACGAGCTTGACTTCATCCCTCCTTTTCCATTCTCCTCGTTGTCTCGTAAAGCAAGGCAGTAATACTGGAGCGCGACCTCATGTTTCTCCATGCCCTCGTAACAGTCTCCGATTGCTTTCAGTGTCTGTACGACCTGAACCCTGTCCTTGTTAGGTGAGCAACTGCTGTATTCCCGCGCAAGTTGAAGAAACTGTAATGCTCTCTCATACGAGTCAACTGAGAGGTACGCGTAGCCTAATGTGTATATTGTCTGATTGATCAACCAGAATGATTCCTCAGCTAACTCCGGGATGCTTTCCTTGTACATCTCAGTGTAGACGTCAATTGCCCTCAGGGCAGACGCCGTCGCTTTATAATACTGCCTTGTGGCGTAATGTGAGAAACTGAGTAGAGACAGCACatatgcaatctcaaatttgaaAAAGGTGTCCTTCTCTACGTTTATGTGTTGATACATGAGATGTGCACACTGAAACATGGCTCCAGCCTTGGCATAGCGATGAGCAAGGAATCGTACCACCCCCAACATACAGATCACATGTGCGTTACTCGGAAGGGACGATCGCTCCCTGGCGTTTGGGAACCAGCTGAGAGATTTCTCATAATATTGCACTGCCCGATCATAGTTGTCAGTCATGACGCTACAGTCCCCGAGTTTAGTTAAAACTTTAGCCATAAGATCAGTATAGATCTTGTCCTGGCTTTGTAAGTCTTTAAGAATAGCAAAAGCGTGTTGGTAGCATGTCAGTGCCTCATATGTGCTGATAGAGTAACTATTCTTGTTGTCGCGACCATCGTACGCTTCCTCATCCCATTCTTCATCACTCTCCACAAAATCCAGGATCTCTGCGTTCAACTCATCACGGATCGTGAGAATGACGTGGTCCCGTAATGTCTCACCGTGCTGATGTTCGATGATGTACGCATTGCCCATCTCGTACCAGATCTCAGCTATCCGGATGTGAACATCAGTTTTGTAAATGAAATTCATCATCCGCATTGCCTGTTCCATCAGACCAACACCGCCAATGATGTCACAATTGCGCGTGCGAATCACCCCAAGCTTCTTCAAGATGTAGGCCATCTTTTCATCAAGGAGGCCGCCCTCCTTGTAGGTTGTGTGGAAGAGTCCTAACGCCTTCTCATAAACCGAGGAGGCTTTCCCGAGGAGTCCCTGATTAAACATATTATCTGCCATTAGAAGAATACTGTGCGCTAAAGTCAcctgaatgttttcattgtttatAGG
This is a stretch of genomic DNA from Lineus longissimus chromosome 2, tnLinLong1.2, whole genome shotgun sequence. It encodes these proteins:
- the LOC135483448 gene encoding very-long-chain (3R)-3-hydroxyacyl-CoA dehydratase-like, translating into MAETLSPFVYWGQNSERISLNVALREVQNPEVNLDDDNLSFKAAGHGVQGHNNYAFDIEFYLPVDAKKSKYRVTEKGIEFHIQKAIKESWPRLTYQQKKPAWLKVDFDKFEYDSDLDADSSPEDTAAQKAMFDDIEKDIMKTKESALEDIRSGYLFFYNLFQFVGYSVIMFKLIVRYTKDGDGAKYTALEDVGSQMVICQIVACLEFIHPMVGLVKTGWLAPLMQVFGRNLVLFAVILMNEEIRTKACIWWLFGTWATVELFRYPFYMLSSIKKEWGLITWLRYTVWIPLYPIGFMVEGYVIVTSMPYFEKTRKLSLELPNPYNISFSFVYFMRFYMLLLLGGMYILMMHMYHQRKKKLMPDFLRRQQARARNKGVKGKPVVIKQTIKMD
- the LOC135483449 gene encoding telomere repeats-binding bouquet formation protein 2-like isoform X2 encodes the protein MSEPESSSDNEGSNLTSSQSQGSYGGEVTDVETAQFLFSENCESPDTLRIYKNDQFRNQHVGVIHALFIDECLQKKWLDAVPIGLYYLPPKQVQEMLEENCCFKWQVEDKKNGPKEVHQLQKPKPKKVVHHTKREPKKVIHQWYTNNKSNDMQSEGMAGAGDGDSDRGRRNQSDAAESCRPSSIHCEPSQGHIDMTTRPSADLEDNVSVPETLASFCTLL
- the LOC135483449 gene encoding telomere repeats-binding bouquet formation protein 2-like isoform X1, with translation MSEPESSSDNEGSNLTSSQSQGEDDHEIFAGLSAWFSESVESGRIEDWRSYGGEVTDVETAQFLFSENCESPDTLRIYKNDQFRNQHVGVIHALFIDECLQKKWLDAVPIGLYYLPPKQVQEMLEENCCFKWQVEDKKNGPKEVHQLQKPKPKKVVHHTKREPKKVIHQWYTNNKSNDMQSEGMAGAGDGDSDRGRRNQSDAAESCRPSSIHCEPSQGHIDMTTRPSADLEDNVSVPETLASFCTLL
- the LOC135499890 gene encoding uncharacterized protein LOC135499890, which gives rise to MMERKLALSKFDSIEAVTNQALDSLNRMRLSDAEDLYLRLIQHIKELDNNKKSLVKCYEGLADVYLKHSSQLHMIDKLEWQWMNIQAIILLQHAVRVSNTEANKCSANDDSIWFCDKRDSIGMKFRFQQERLMESLKESILFEERPGVYASLYRILSEGNDKPVGVGGWLDKLQTYCKNRLEYGASNMGRVIEIAEPKIEPVEKKVHKTVEYFRERYHKLQRKFLFHSPGAIKYGLNRLDRSRSTSCLDQYHNYNTAVDIQNQNCTIVPKRPQSLNVTPIIKPSSEQQIKKAVDYLKKKADTLKKRFLNTPVVSWQGIIDQHQSILDETLDDFKVDYSFANGVIDENDNGSGSDNTTEESQLYNSRNERVSETSEIGNYVNHTHSFRTKGDNVIEYDEDSIVVNPIPETEPDTGFCRDRIVNPLAFTSSKEGAEVSRGEKRNHGEYLGHDGSVANSNCGQYSHGFSYQQTVFKEGEHMTEMMRKSVVEYEYDSIKDNKKGLPSIGLSNNNSEIVTQSEPILIGIETLESCELKVEQVETGTLSPLSAIRKLGKYESSKTLPIEDLSPHELRTYRLATLEECSPVTETSSLHFDLKRDLVRGRKTESGNVASKSLVLPINNENIQVTLAHSILLMADNMFNQGLLGKASSVYEKALGLFHTTYKEGGLLDEKMAYILKKLGVIRTRNCDIIGGVGLMEQAMRMMNFIYKTDVHIRIAEIWYEMGNAYIIEHQHGETLRDHVILTIRDELNAEILDFVESDEEWDEEAYDGRDNKNSYSISTYEALTCYQHAFAILKDLQSQDKIYTDLMAKVLTKLGDCSVMTDNYDRAVQYYEKSLSWFPNARERSSLPSNAHVICMLGVVRFLAHRYAKAGAMFQCAHLMYQHINVEKDTFFKFEIAYVLSLLSFSHYATRQYYKATASALRAIDVYTEMYKESIPELAEESFWLINQTIYTLGYAYLSVDSYERALQFLQLAREYSSCSPNKDRVQVVQTLKAIGDCYEGMEKHEVALQYYCLALRDNEENGKGGMKSSSLQNLLLSKTARMHVSMYQYEEAAERLGQARDVQIDMEDDIRGDLVSLMHQLGQTHTLACEVDKAMECYLECIEAYEEDHDSLGPEMSATYGNLATLCHVKACMTECGTENEQMLYKAENYYQIAVDLEFSSVLALKYANYLFHQRSYVETILIVQQLLNTDSATGDVIFSGIEQVVAPELIQLEIEEEEIIIPASVFAKYLLVVSYRHLGQLDDAEYYVTDLMDAVYVSDSPLLTSILGYCILELGVFSEARVCFERAIRLSRDDHSVALRMCCFCLCLELYQFFDMLLLAQFNIFEYYNGKLPYFLSPILRRRRLTGSSECSEY